Proteins from one Panicum virgatum strain AP13 chromosome 7K, P.virgatum_v5, whole genome shotgun sequence genomic window:
- the LOC120642298 gene encoding 60S ribosomal protein L34-like, translating into MVQRLTYRKTHSYATKSNQTRVVKTPGGRLVYQYTKKRASGPKCPVTGKKIQGIPHLRPAEYKRSRLSRNRRTVNRPYGGVLSGQAVRERIIRAFLVEEQKIVKKVLKIQKTKEKTTSK; encoded by the exons ATGGTGCAGCGGCTCACGTACCGGAAGACGCACAGCTACGCCACCAAGTCCAACCAGACCAGGGTCGTCAAGACCCCAG GAGGGAGGCTCGTGTACCAGTACACCAAGAAGAGGGCGAGCGGGCCCAAGTGCCCCGTCACCGGCAAGAAGATCCAGGGG ATACCTCATCTAAGGCCCGCTGAGTACAAGAGGTCCAGATTATCCAGGAACAGGAGGACCGTGAACCGTCCTTATGGTGGTGTTCTATCTGGTCAGGCTGTTAGGGAAAG GATCATCCGTGCTTTCCTTGTTGAGGAGCAAAAGATCGTGAAGAAGGTTCTGAAGATCCAAAAGACCAAGGAGAAGACAACTTCAAAATGA
- the LOC120642297 gene encoding 60S ribosomal protein L34-like: MVQRLTYRKRHSYATKSNQTRVVKTPGGRLVYQYTKKRASGPKCPVTGKKIQGIPHLRPAEYKRSRLSRNRRTVNRPYGGVLSGQAVRERIIRAFLVEEQKIVKKVLKIQKTKEKTTSK; encoded by the exons ATGGTGCAGCGGCTCACGTACCGGAAGAGGCACAGCTACGCCACCAAGTCCAACCAGACCAGGGTCGTCAAGACCCCAG GAGGGAGGCTCGTGTACCAGTACACCAAGAAGAGGGCGAGCGGGCCCAAGTGCCCCGTCACCGGCAAGAAGATCCAGGGG ATACCTCATCTAAGGCCCGCTGAGTACAAGAGGTCCAGATTATCCAGGAACAGGAGGACCGTGAACCGTCCTTATGGTGGTGTTCTATCTGGTCAGGCTGTTAGGGAAAG GATCATCCGTGCTTTCCTTGTTGAGGAGCAAAAGATCGTGAAGAAGGTTCTGAAGATCCAAAAGACCAAGGAGAAGACAACTTCAAAATGA